Part of the Caulifigura coniformis genome, CACCGACGTGCAGGACCTGAGCGGGAGGCAATTCCCAGCGGATCTGACCTCGCCAGGTCGAGTCCCCTTTTTCGAGACCCCGGTAGAACAGCCCCTGGACATCACCCAGTTTGAGGCGATGGTCGGCCGTCCAGAGCGATCCCTGGAACGGAAACTTTTCGGTTGAGAGTGGTGGGCGCGGCAAGACAGTGGCCTTCCTGGGGCATCCAGGCGGTCATGTTCAGCGCCACGCAACGACGGGCACAATCGTGGATGACCGGCAGAGCGTCAAGATGATTCGTGCGACCATCGAGCCGATCAGGGATTGAGAAACTCGACGACTCCGTCCTCGATCCCGCGGCGCTCGAATCGCAGGAGCGTGATCCCCGGGCGCGATTCGCCGACCGTCGACCGGAAGCCGGCCGAGCGCAGGAAACTGGCGAAGACTTCGATCGACTGCGCGTTGAGATCCGTGTCGTTCGCCCCCACGATCCTGACCTGCCGGATCTCCGGGGCCTTCAGCAGCGACAGGTACTGGCGCGACAGCGGACCACCCACGTCCCACAGGATCGGAATGGGCAGAGCGCGATCGGACTGCGTGTAAAACGGACCCAGGCGACAGGCCACGTAAGACTTGAGACGCGGGTAATCCGCAAGCATCGGCAACAGGATCCCTTCCGCCAGACCCGACTGCGTGAAGACGAGAACACCCGGATCACCCATCTCGGACGCGAGCTCGACTCCCACCTGTTTCCACTCTTCTTCGATCGGATTGGCCAGCCGGGCGGCCGTCCCGGGCGAGAAGCTCATGCTCCACGCCGTGAAACCCAGAAGCCCTGCGACAAGGCAGGCCGCCACCGGGGGAATCGCCACACGAGTCGCGGCCAGTCCCACCGCCAGCGCCGAAGCGGGAACGATCATCACTCGATAGCGCGGGCTCGCGAGCATCGGACTCCCCAGAAGCGCCATCGTCGCGATCATCGTCAGGGGAACGAGCCACAGGAACAGGGGCATCCAGATCGTCCCCCCTCCCTCCAGCCCCTGCTGCCCATCACGACGACGTCTGTGAAAATGGGCCCACGCGCATGACAGCAAAACCAGCAGCAGGGCGAACAACGTCCACGGCGCCCCGAAAGCCTCCAGCACCGTGGGAGGAATCCGCTGGAATTCGATGAGCCCGCTCCACTCCCGCAGCCTGAGAAGAGCAGGCAGCAGCGGCACGCACGCCATGCCCACCACGATGACGGCCACGAGCGCGGTCGACGGGCGGGCGTTCCGCCGCGAACGGCGTACATGCCACGCTGAGAAAACGAGCACGACCGACTGGGCCGCGACGAGCGGGGCCGTGAGATAGTGAGTCCAGCACAGGGCGATCGCAGAAACCGTCCAGGCCGCCAGCCATCGACGCTCCGCAGGCGCTGAACGCCAGCGCAGCAGACAGGCCATCGACAACGACGCGAGCAGCAGTACCAGGCCGTAGCATCTCGCAAAACGGACTTCATCCAGCATTCCGGGATGCCAGGCGACGATCAGCGCGGCCAGTCCCCCGCACAGGGGACCGGCAACGATGCGGCCAAGCCAGAACCCGGCCGGAACCGCGAGGACATACGCAGCCAGCGACGGCACTCGAAAGACCGTTTCCGAGTGTCCGCCCATCGCGAGGGCCAAACGTTCGAGGAGATGGGAGAGCGGCGGAAGGACGGCGACTTCTTCACAGCGATTCCAGAGTTCGCTGACGGTCGGCGCTCCGGAGCAGTAGTAGGAAACGTGTTCGTCCAGCGCCAGCGCCTGGCCGCGCAGCGCCGGAGCGCAGAGCGCCAGCGCGGAAAGGATGGCCACGACCAGAAGCCCGAAGCCCCAGCGATCATCCGACGTGCCCATGAAGATTCCGGTGACGACCCGTTGACGACATGCCGTGCGCTTCCGCGGCCCTGAAGAACACCGCGGACGGATCATTGGATCCGGCAAATCCCGGGTCAATGTCCGAAAGACAGAGTCACCCGCGCGACGATCCGGAATGCACCCTCTTGAACACGTGCAGAGTGCTTTTAGCATGGCAGGTGCAGGAGGCAGCGGATCCGTTAGATCGGCCCAATGGCTGCGTCGACCTGATTAACTGCCTCCTGCCGCCTTTTTTCACGCTCATCGCGTTCCGGCAAGCCGATGCGCGAGACGGTTGTGGAAGGTGCCGTGGTCCAAGGGGGGCCGCGGCACTTTCCTTTTCTGATGAGCCGCCAGACGCAATCAGGCGGAGCAGGCTGCGAGAGCCATTTCGGGCTCCGGCTCCAGCCAGCGCGTGACGCAGTTGCGACCGTTTGACTTGGCCGAATAGAGCGCCTCGTCGGCCAGCTCGAGCACGCTCGGCGGGACCTTCGCCCGCAACTGGGCGACGCCGAAACTGCAGGTCACATGCACAGGCCTGTCGCAGTAGAGGAATCGCAGGTCTTCGATCGCCTGGCGGAGGCGTTCCGCCACCTCCAGCGCTTCGTCCGCAGTCGTCCCCGGAAGCAGGATGGCGAGTTCTTCGCCGCCGTACCGGCAGACGACGTCGCGCGGACGGCATTGTTCATTCAGGACAGTCGCAATCCTGCGCAGGACTTCGTCGCCGAACCCGTGGCCATACTTGTCGTTGATGGCCTTGAAGTGGTCGACGTCGGCCATGATGCAGGCCAGCGGCTCACCCGTCCGCCGCGAGGCGGTCAGTTCGACGGTCATCTGGGCGTCGAGGTAGTGACGATTCCACAGGCCGGTCAGGCCGTCGATCATCGCCTTGCGGGCGAGCAGGTTCATGAGTTCGCGGGTCCGCAGTGAAGCTCGAACGCGGGCCCGGAGCTCAGCCGCGTCGAACGGCTTCGCGATGTAGTCGACGGCGCCCAGGTCGAGGCCGCGGATCTTGTCGCTCGTCGAAGCAGCGCCGGACAGGAAGATGACCGGGATGTCCCTCGTCTCGGGATACGACTTCAGCTCGGCGCACACCGAGAATCCGTCGCGTCCGGGCATGTCGACGTCCAGCAGGATCAGATCGGGCCCGATCGTGCGGGCCTCCTTGATGCCGGTGATCGGATCATAGGCCGAGGCGACCGTCACCTGCTCTTTCGCGAGCCGGACGCGGACCAGGGCCTGGAGGTCAGGCGAATCATCGATGACGAGAACTTTAGGATTCATGGCAAAGCTCGCGAGCCGTCTCGTACCCCTCAACAGAGCGGACGAGCGTCAGCAGGGACTGAATTTCGGAATGAATGGAAGGCAGCGGATCTTGATTCTTGATGGCGAGTTCGGCCCCCGCCGCGCAGGTGGTGATCTCCTGGAAGCCGTAGCCGCCCCCCGCCCCTTTCAACTGGTGCAGGGACCGCTGGAGAGCGGGAAGGTCGTCCCGGCGCAGCTGTTCGGTCAGGCTCGCCATGCGTGAGGGAAGAACTTCTACGAACTGGGCGACGAGTTCGGCCATGTCCGGGTCGTCAGCGAACTCACTGCGGATCTTCGCGATGGAATCCTGCGCCGCCGCCGACGGAACGGACTCG contains:
- a CDS encoding glycosyltransferase family 39 protein; the protein is MGTSDDRWGFGLLVVAILSALALCAPALRGQALALDEHVSYYCSGAPTVSELWNRCEEVAVLPPLSHLLERLALAMGGHSETVFRVPSLAAYVLAVPAGFWLGRIVAGPLCGGLAALIVAWHPGMLDEVRFARCYGLVLLLASLSMACLLRWRSAPAERRWLAAWTVSAIALCWTHYLTAPLVAAQSVVLVFSAWHVRRSRRNARPSTALVAVIVVGMACVPLLPALLRLREWSGLIEFQRIPPTVLEAFGAPWTLFALLLVLLSCAWAHFHRRRRDGQQGLEGGGTIWMPLFLWLVPLTMIATMALLGSPMLASPRYRVMIVPASALAVGLAATRVAIPPVAACLVAGLLGFTAWSMSFSPGTAARLANPIEEEWKQVGVELASEMGDPGVLVFTQSGLAEGILLPMLADYPRLKSYVACRLGPFYTQSDRALPIPILWDVGGPLSRQYLSLLKAPEIRQVRIVGANDTDLNAQSIEVFASFLRSAGFRSTVGESRPGITLLRFERRGIEDGVVEFLNP
- a CDS encoding diguanylate cyclase: MNPKVLVIDDSPDLQALVRVRLAKEQVTVASAYDPITGIKEARTIGPDLILLDVDMPGRDGFSVCAELKSYPETRDIPVIFLSGAASTSDKIRGLDLGAVDYIAKPFDAAELRARVRASLRTRELMNLLARKAMIDGLTGLWNRHYLDAQMTVELTASRRTGEPLACIMADVDHFKAINDKYGHGFGDEVLRRIATVLNEQCRPRDVVCRYGGEELAILLPGTTADEALEVAERLRQAIEDLRFLYCDRPVHVTCSFGVAQLRAKVPPSVLELADEALYSAKSNGRNCVTRWLEPEPEMALAACSA